The DNA sequence TGGTTCCGGGGGAGGTGTGGTGTACAACGTTGAAGAGCTTAAGGAGCTTGCTGCTACAGCCATTAGCACAAGCCCAATGGGGCAGGTCCTCGTGGAGCAATCGGTACTTGGCTGGAAGGAAGTAGAGTTTGAGGTAGTTAAGGACAGCGCGGATAACGTTGTTATTGTGACTTCCATGGAGAATATCGATCCCATGGGTGTCCATACCGGGGATAGTATCGTTGTGGCACCTGCCCAAACATTGTCAGTTAAGGAATACAATCGACTTATAGGTATTTGCCACCGCGTGATTCGGAAAATCGGTCTCGAAGCTGGCGGAGCAAACATTCAATTAGGAGTTAATCCCGACAATGGGGAGATCGTCATCATTGAAGTGAACCCTCGGGTCTCAAGGAGTTCTGCCCTAGCTTCGAAGGCAACCGGATACCCCATTGCTTGGGTTGCCAGCAAATTGGCAATAGGATATACCCTTGATGAGATCAAAAACGAAGTCACCGGGAATACATCCTCATTTCACGAACCAGCCATCGACTATTGCGTTGTGAAGATGCCCCGGTTTACCTTCGAGAAGTTTCCGGAAGCAGAACGAATGCTGACCACCTCCATGAAGTCCGTAGGGGAGACGATGTCCATCGGTCGCAATTTCCAAGAGGCCCTACAGAAAGGGCTAAGGGGTCTTGAAGTGGGACGAGCTGGGTTTGGAGCCGACGGGAAGGAACTTGATGTGGTCAACGGCAAGACCCTTGAAGAGCGGATCCGGATTCCTAGTGACCTTCGCCTATTCTATGTTCGGGAAGGGCTTAGAAGAGGCATGTCAGTGGATGAGATCTATGCTATCAGTAAAATAGATCGATGGTTCCTAGATAATATGCAGGAAATTGTGGAGATGGAGCAGGTTCTGCAAAGGTGGTCAAAGCTTACCGATGTTCCTGATGAGGTACTAAGACAAGCTAAGGAAATGGGCTTTTCCGATCTCCAGTTGGCCAAAACCTATGGTACCGATGAGTTAGATGTTCGCAATTATCGAAAGATGAAGGGGATAGAGTCTGTTTATAAACTAGTTGACACTTGCGCCGGGCAATATGAAGCGACAAAACCTTACTTCTACTCCACCTACGGATTCGAGGATGAAAGTCGGGCCACCGAGCATAAGAAAGTGATCATTCTTGGTGGGGGTCCAAACCGTATTGGGCAGGGAATAGAATTCGATTATTGCTGTGTACACGCTTCCTATGCCTTGAAAGAAGAGGGCCTTGAAAGTGTAATGATTAACAGTAATCCTGAAACGGTCAGTACCGATTTCGACACTTCGGATCGACTGTATTTTGAGCCCCTTACCAGGGAGGACGTGCTCGATATTATTGACCGGGAGAAACCCACAGGCGTGATAGTCCAATTCGGCGGTCAGACTCCGCTAAACCTAGCCAATCCCCTGCAAGAAGCGGGAGTGGCAATCCTAGGCACTAGTCCCGACAGCATTGATCGGGCCGAGGATCGGGAACGATTCAACGCCTTACTAGAGAAACTGCAGCTACAAAAGCCCCCAAATGGAATGGCTACGTCCTTTGTAGAAGCTAAGGAGATCGCTTGTGGCATCGGTTACCCGGTTTTGGTACGGCCGTCCTATGTGCTTGGTGGTCGGGCTATGCAGATCGTACATGATGAACATGAACTTGCTAATTACATCAAGAATGCGGTGGAAGTGTGTCCGGATCATCCGGTCCTGATTGACAAGTTCCTCGAAGATGCCATTGAAATAGATGTTGATGCTATTGCCGACGGTGAGACTGTAGTTATTGGTGGGATTATGGAGCATATCGAGGAAGCGGGTATCCATTCTGGGGATAGCGCCTGTGTTTTGCCATGTATAAGTTTGGCCGAAGAGTTGATCGAAGAGATCAAGGAAACGACGAAGGCACTGGCCTTGGAGTTAGATGTAAAGGGCCTGATGAATATCCAGTACGCGGTACGCAACGATATCTTGTATGTTTTGGAAGTAAACCCCCGTGCTTCCCGTACTATACCCTTCGTGAGTAAGGCTACCGGTGTTCCCCTAGCCAAACTTGCGACCAAGGTAATGATCGGAAAAACCCTAAAGGAATTAGGATTTACCGAAGAGGTCCACATTTCCCATGTGGTAGTTAAAGAAGCGGTATTTCCCTTCAATCGGTTTCCGGGGGTAGATGCCTTGCTCAGTCCAGAGATGAAATCTACCGGTGAGGTTATGGGAATTGACACCTCCTTCGGCATGGCCTTTGCAAAATCCCAGCTTGCCGCCGGGCAGAAGCTTCCTCAAAAGGGCAAGGTCTTCATTAGTGTGAAGAACCAGGATAAACGCCATGCAGTGATGCTTGCTGGACGCCTAATTGACATGGGCTTTAGACTGATTGCCACCAAAGGAACCGCTAGTGTGCTTAGACAGCATGATATAGAGGTTGAAGAGGTGCATAAAATTCACGAGGGACGTCCCCATGTACTTGACTTAATCAAGAACGGAGAGGTGGGAATGATCATCAATACCACTAGTGGCAAACTCCCCCGGGTTGATGAACGTCGAATGCGTGCTTTAGCAGTGGCCAGGGGGATTCCTCTGATAACTACCCTGCAAGGGGCCCAAGCAAGTGTACAGGGGATTGAGGCACTAAGGAAGCGGGAACTAAGGGTAAAGACTCTACAGGAATATCATGAGATGAAGACGTGGTAAGGTTGCTAGATGGCGCAAGCAATGCTTGCGCCATCTTAAATACTAGACCGAAGTGTTCGGTACTTTAACACCGAGATACTAATGATCGTTACCAAGCCAACAGGCTAGACACAGCTTTTCTATGGGTAAACCAATGGCTTTGACGAAGTCGTCTACAGTATTGTAATGTAGGCTAGTGGCCCCTAGGATTGCGCAGATCTCGTCCTCGGTTCGTTGGTTACCGATGAGTTCTTCTGGAGTACGGGCGGAAATACTATATTTGCAGGGATAGCTGAGTTTTGGTGCACCGATACGTACATGGACCTCCCTTGCGCCTGCATTCATCAGCTCATCGACCCGGTGGGCAATCTGCGTGCCTCGCACGATTGAATCATCACAGAGGACGATGCGTTTTCCTTTTACTGCTTCCTTTACGATATACAGCTTGCTGGTGGCGATTCTTTTTCGCTCCGTTTGAGTGGGAGGAATGTAACTTCGTCCATGGGCATAGCGGTTATAATCAAATACGATTCCGTAGGGAACCTGGGATGCCAAATGGTATCCTAGGGCATGACCAAGACCGGACATCGGTACACCTGCCACTACATCAGCATTTACGGATTGGTCTCTGGCGGCTAAGGCGGAACCGAAGTTGTTCCTTGCTTGGCTGACAGGTACCCCGTCAATAATCGCGTCAATTCGAGCCATATAGGCGTATTCAAAGGCACAATGGGCGATTTTTTGGGCGGGTCTTTCTGCCACCTTGGCAAAGCCAGAAGTCTTTAGCTCATAAATAGCTCCAGGTTCCACATCCTTAAACTCCTTGACTCCAAGCCAGTCAAGAGTACCCGATTCCGATGCGGCACAGGTTCCTGCATCATTGATACCAATAACTAACGGTCTAATTCCTGCAGGACAGCGCATTGCAAACAATTGTCCCTTTTCTGTTAAGACTAATAAAGAATAGGCGCCCCTTATCCTGTCAGGAAGTCCGGCAAGACCATCCACAATGTCTTTTCCTTGACTGATCAGCCGGGCCATGATCTCACCGTCGGTTCCGTAGGCAAAAGCACACCCTTGTTGGAGTAGTTCTTGTTTAATCTCTCGAGCGTTGTTGATTACTCCATCGAAGACCAACGCCATTTTGCCCAGACGGGATTCCAGTACCAGGGGTTGGGGATCAGATAGACTAACATGGGCCAACCCTGATTTACCCGGAAACTTCTCCAACTGTTCCGCATTGGTATTTACAGATACAAGGCCGGGGTAACATTCACAGTGTAGCCTGTTTCCCACAGTGGCAAAGCCACAATGCTCCTGGCCGCGATGCTGAAGCTGGAAAATGCCATCTTGTAGATCTCCAATGCAATTGTGTT is a window from the Limnochordia bacterium genome containing:
- the carB gene encoding carbamoyl-phosphate synthase large subunit — protein: MPKRTDLRKIMIIGSGPIVIGQACEFDYSGSQACKALKEEGYKVVLVNSNPATIMTDPVMADRTYVEPLIESVLVKIIERERPDALLPTLGGQTALNLAVFLAKSGVLEKYNVEVIGASPEAIARAEDRDLFRQAMTEIGVNVPKSGIATSVDQALDIAEEIGYPLILRPAFTLGGSGGGVVYNVEELKELAATAISTSPMGQVLVEQSVLGWKEVEFEVVKDSADNVVIVTSMENIDPMGVHTGDSIVVAPAQTLSVKEYNRLIGICHRVIRKIGLEAGGANIQLGVNPDNGEIVIIEVNPRVSRSSALASKATGYPIAWVASKLAIGYTLDEIKNEVTGNTSSFHEPAIDYCVVKMPRFTFEKFPEAERMLTTSMKSVGETMSIGRNFQEALQKGLRGLEVGRAGFGADGKELDVVNGKTLEERIRIPSDLRLFYVREGLRRGMSVDEIYAISKIDRWFLDNMQEIVEMEQVLQRWSKLTDVPDEVLRQAKEMGFSDLQLAKTYGTDELDVRNYRKMKGIESVYKLVDTCAGQYEATKPYFYSTYGFEDESRATEHKKVIILGGGPNRIGQGIEFDYCCVHASYALKEEGLESVMINSNPETVSTDFDTSDRLYFEPLTREDVLDIIDREKPTGVIVQFGGQTPLNLANPLQEAGVAILGTSPDSIDRAEDRERFNALLEKLQLQKPPNGMATSFVEAKEIACGIGYPVLVRPSYVLGGRAMQIVHDEHELANYIKNAVEVCPDHPVLIDKFLEDAIEIDVDAIADGETVVIGGIMEHIEEAGIHSGDSACVLPCISLAEELIEEIKETTKALALELDVKGLMNIQYAVRNDILYVLEVNPRASRTIPFVSKATGVPLAKLATKVMIGKTLKELGFTEEVHISHVVVKEAVFPFNRFPGVDALLSPEMKSTGEVMGIDTSFGMAFAKSQLAAGQKLPQKGKVFISVKNQDKRHAVMLAGRLIDMGFRLIATKGTASVLRQHDIEVEEVHKIHEGRPHVLDLIKNGEVGMIINTTSGKLPRVDERRMRALAVARGIPLITTLQGAQASVQGIEALRKRELRVKTLQEYHEMKTW
- a CDS encoding amidophosphoribosyltransferase, coding for MGGVLGLNYREHNCIGDLQDGIFQLQHRGQEHCGFATVGNRLHCECYPGLVSVNTNAEQLEKFPGKSGLAHVSLSDPQPLVLESRLGKMALVFDGVINNAREIKQELLQQGCAFAYGTDGEIMARLISQGKDIVDGLAGLPDRIRGAYSLLVLTEKGQLFAMRCPAGIRPLVIGINDAGTCAASESGTLDWLGVKEFKDVEPGAIYELKTSGFAKVAERPAQKIAHCAFEYAYMARIDAIIDGVPVSQARNNFGSALAARDQSVNADVVAGVPMSGLGHALGYHLASQVPYGIVFDYNRYAHGRSYIPPTQTERKRIATSKLYIVKEAVKGKRIVLCDDSIVRGTQIAHRVDELMNAGAREVHVRIGAPKLSYPCKYSISARTPEELIGNQRTEDEICAILGATSLHYNTVDDFVKAIGLPIEKLCLACWLGNDH